The following proteins are co-located in the Paenibacillus sp. FSL H8-0079 genome:
- the cas5c gene encoding type I-C CRISPR-associated protein Cas5c: MRNQIEFEVSGKYALFTDPLTKLGGEKFSYQIPTYQALKGIVESIYWKPTLIWIIDEVRIMNPIQTESKGMRPIEYSGGNTLAYYTYLRDVRYQVKAHFEFNPHREDLVHDQNEHKHHNIAKRAVQVGGRRDIFLGTRECQGYVEPCQFGKGESFYDRIGELDFGTMLHGISYPDETGSNEREVRLWKAKMQHGVIRFIRPDECTLVRKAGEGTAKIFDAGNMQSVDDLHSEWFGNEVSE, from the coding sequence TTGAGAAACCAAATCGAATTTGAGGTATCTGGTAAATATGCGCTATTTACCGATCCGCTCACGAAACTTGGAGGAGAAAAATTTTCTTATCAGATTCCTACATATCAAGCCCTCAAAGGGATCGTTGAATCCATTTACTGGAAGCCAACGCTGATCTGGATTATAGACGAAGTCCGTATCATGAATCCAATTCAAACGGAATCGAAGGGCATGCGTCCGATTGAATACAGCGGGGGCAATACACTGGCCTATTACACCTATTTAAGAGATGTTCGATATCAGGTGAAGGCTCATTTTGAATTTAATCCTCATCGTGAAGATCTGGTACATGACCAGAACGAACACAAACACCACAATATCGCAAAACGAGCTGTCCAGGTCGGAGGACGAAGAGACATTTTCCTGGGAACTCGTGAATGTCAGGGCTACGTCGAACCTTGCCAGTTCGGTAAAGGAGAGAGCTTCTATGATCGTATAGGTGAGCTTGATTTTGGCACAATGCTACATGGAATCAGTTACCCGGATGAAACAGGAAGCAATGAGAGAGAAGTTCGTCTGTGGAAAGCGAAAATGCAGCATGGTGTCATTCGGTTTATCCGTCCGGATGAATGTACATTGGTACGCAAAGCTGGAGAAGGTACAGCTAAAATTTTCGATGCAGGGAATATGCAATCTGTAGATGATCTTCACTCAGAATGGTTCGGAAATGAGGTGAGTGAATGA
- the cas7c gene encoding type I-C CRISPR-associated protein Cas7/Csd2 encodes MSTLDHKIDFAVVLSVRNANPNGDPLNGNRPRQNYDGLGEISDVCIKRKIRNRLQDMGESILVQSDEKRNDSHRSIKDRVDANENVQEHAKGKKANKDLYAEAACQSWIDVRSFGQVFAFGGGESVSVGIRGPVSIHTAVSLDRIDISSMQITKSVNSVTTAKDPDKKGSDTMGMKHRVDFGVYVFYGSINTQLAEKTGFTYEDAEKIRESLRTLFENDTSSARPDGSMEVHQLYWWEHSSKMGQYSSAKVHRSLHIELKPDVAEAKSYDDYNYTVVPLEGLAVQEYEGL; translated from the coding sequence ATGAGTACACTTGATCACAAAATCGATTTTGCTGTTGTGCTGTCTGTTCGTAATGCCAATCCAAATGGTGATCCACTGAATGGAAACCGCCCTCGTCAGAACTATGATGGTTTAGGGGAAATCTCGGATGTATGCATCAAGCGTAAAATTCGTAACCGTCTGCAGGATATGGGAGAGTCTATTCTCGTACAATCCGATGAAAAACGTAATGATAGTCACCGTTCCATTAAAGATCGTGTCGATGCCAATGAGAATGTGCAGGAACATGCCAAAGGCAAGAAGGCAAATAAAGATCTATATGCTGAGGCTGCTTGTCAGTCATGGATTGATGTTCGTAGCTTTGGACAGGTGTTTGCTTTTGGTGGAGGGGAAAGTGTATCTGTGGGTATTCGAGGTCCGGTATCCATCCATACCGCTGTAAGCTTAGATCGGATTGATATTTCCAGCATGCAAATTACGAAGAGCGTAAACTCTGTTACAACGGCTAAAGATCCGGACAAAAAAGGATCGGATACGATGGGTATGAAGCATCGAGTAGATTTTGGAGTATATGTATTCTATGGCAGTATCAACACGCAACTGGCTGAGAAGACCGGCTTTACATATGAAGACGCAGAGAAAATTCGTGAATCACTGAGAACGTTATTTGAAAATGATACGTCCTCTGCCCGTCCTGACGGTAGTATGGAGGTGCACCAACTGTATTGGTGGGAGCATAGTTCCAAGATGGGGCAATATTCATCTGCGAAAGTACATCGTTCTCTGCACATTGAATTGAAGCCAGACGTAGCAGAAGCAAAGTCTTACGACGATTATAACTATACGGTGGTGCCACTGGAAGGCTTGGCAGTCCAAGAATATGAAGGACTATAA
- the cas8c gene encoding type I-C CRISPR-associated protein Cas8c/Csd1, which yields MSWLANLSKTYDDHADVVGQFEMKKSGKEYALIPISHTTQTAHIEVHLNEKGDIVNAKVVEKNDGSTIIPCTEASASRTSAPVPYPLFDKLAYVAGDYTQFCGEAKGTPYQDYLIQLKAWCESPFSHPKVQSVLNYVSKGTLIADLVDRGILHADHQGKLLEKWTAGSGEQEGEKPKIFNVIAADQSGAFVRFAVNIPGEPESRLWRDASVQQSFIQFYEMSLQDKDICFVTGNYLPVADKHASRIRHSGDKSKLISANDSSGFTYRGRFRTSRDAAVVSYEASQKGHNALKWLIDRQGTTIDGKVFLVWGSTSLDMPEPQEDSFSLWEDEDDHEALAGGDTTHKDFALQIRKAIGGYRYDGEYNSKHEVTLMTLDAATPGRMSIMYYRGLDQNEYLDRITAWHESCYWIHRYRKNKNDKPVLFIGAPATKDIAFAAYGPRASDKVVKGLMERMLPCIIDQRPIPLDIVRSSIQRASNPVGMDNWEWEKTLSITCALVNKKEGYGVSLNTETTDRSYVFGRMLAIADVLERSALGKEEKRATNAIRYMNAFAQRPGRTWSIIQSNLQPYQARMGTGARYYNSLLDEVGDKLQLEDFTDKPLTGLYLLGFYSQRNDLYTSKKDKEAAAVLDKDDENQLNEQGDN from the coding sequence ATGAGCTGGCTGGCCAATTTGAGCAAAACGTATGATGATCATGCCGATGTCGTAGGGCAATTTGAAATGAAGAAAAGCGGCAAGGAATACGCCTTGATTCCAATCTCGCACACAACCCAGACAGCGCATATTGAAGTGCATCTGAATGAAAAAGGAGATATCGTAAATGCCAAAGTAGTAGAAAAGAATGATGGCAGCACGATTATCCCTTGCACCGAAGCTTCCGCAAGTCGAACGAGTGCGCCTGTACCGTATCCGCTTTTTGACAAGTTAGCCTATGTTGCAGGAGATTACACTCAGTTCTGCGGAGAAGCCAAGGGAACACCGTATCAGGATTATTTGATTCAATTGAAGGCTTGGTGCGAATCTCCATTTAGTCATCCTAAAGTACAGAGCGTACTTAATTATGTCAGCAAAGGCACGCTCATCGCTGATCTGGTCGATAGAGGGATACTTCATGCAGATCACCAAGGAAAGCTATTGGAGAAGTGGACGGCAGGATCTGGTGAACAGGAAGGCGAGAAACCGAAAATTTTCAATGTTATTGCTGCGGATCAGAGTGGTGCATTTGTCCGATTTGCTGTAAATATTCCAGGAGAGCCCGAATCCAGACTATGGCGGGATGCTTCGGTACAACAATCATTTATCCAGTTCTACGAGATGAGTTTGCAGGACAAGGATATCTGTTTCGTGACAGGTAATTATCTGCCAGTTGCTGATAAACATGCTTCTCGCATACGTCACTCAGGGGACAAGTCCAAGTTGATCTCCGCCAATGACTCCAGTGGATTTACGTATCGGGGGCGTTTTCGTACCAGTCGTGACGCAGCGGTAGTCAGCTACGAAGCTTCACAGAAGGGCCATAACGCATTGAAGTGGCTCATTGATCGACAAGGAACCACTATAGACGGCAAAGTTTTTCTGGTGTGGGGTAGTACAAGTCTGGATATGCCAGAACCTCAAGAAGATTCTTTTAGTTTATGGGAAGATGAAGATGATCATGAAGCACTTGCTGGTGGAGATACAACACATAAGGATTTTGCCTTGCAAATCAGGAAGGCGATTGGTGGCTATCGATACGATGGGGAGTATAACTCTAAGCATGAAGTGACTTTGATGACACTGGATGCGGCCACACCAGGGCGAATGTCGATTATGTATTATCGGGGTTTAGATCAGAACGAGTATCTGGACCGGATAACAGCTTGGCATGAGAGTTGTTACTGGATACATCGTTATCGTAAAAATAAAAACGACAAACCCGTCTTGTTTATTGGGGCGCCCGCGACCAAAGACATTGCTTTTGCAGCCTATGGCCCACGAGCTAGTGACAAAGTAGTTAAAGGACTCATGGAGCGGATGCTTCCATGTATCATTGATCAACGTCCCATTCCGCTGGATATTGTTCGCAGTTCTATCCAACGTGCATCCAACCCTGTAGGCATGGACAATTGGGAGTGGGAGAAAACACTGAGTATTACTTGCGCACTTGTTAATAAGAAGGAGGGGTATGGAGTGAGTCTGAATACAGAAACAACGGATCGTAGCTACGTATTTGGCAGAATGCTTGCCATTGCAGATGTATTAGAGAGAAGTGCTCTGGGTAAGGAGGAAAAACGGGCAACAAATGCCATTCGCTATATGAACGCCTTTGCGCAACGACCAGGCAGAACTTGGAGCATTATTCAATCTAATCTCCAACCTTACCAAGCGCGTATGGGGACGGGTGCCAGATATTATAATTCGTTGCTAGATGAAGTTGGAGACAAACTACAGTTGGAAGATTTTACGGACAAGCCACTTACGGGATTATACTTACTAGGTTTTTACAGTCAGCGTAATGATTTATATACAAGCAAGAAAGATAAGGAAGCTGCAGCTGTACTTGATAAAGACGATGAAAACCAATTGAACGAACAAGGGGATAACTAA
- the cas1c gene encoding type I-C CRISPR-associated endonuclease Cas1c, producing MKKLLNTLFVTLPDTYLALDGENIVVKQEEEILARYPLHNLEAVCTFSYAGVSPALMGACASRNVSLTFMTRTGRFLARVIGEDRGNVVLRKEQYRISDNEERSARVARNMITGKLYNNKWILERATRDYALRVDVERLKKVANSLGETMKLLREVEQLDILRGLEGSAAVQYNSVFDDLILQQKESFYFYGRSRRPPLDKVNALLSFAYTLLANDMKSALESVGLDAYVGFLHRDRPGRASLALDMMEELRGVYADRFVLSLINKKVVNDKGFYIKENLAVIMDDDTRKKVLKAWQDRKQDKIMHPYLNEKIPWGLVPYTQALLLARYIRGDLDEYPPFLWK from the coding sequence ATGAAAAAGCTGCTGAACACCTTATTTGTGACATTACCCGATACATACCTTGCATTAGATGGCGAAAATATTGTGGTGAAGCAGGAGGAAGAAATTCTTGCTCGCTATCCGCTTCATAATTTGGAGGCTGTATGCACCTTTAGCTATGCTGGAGTAAGTCCAGCATTGATGGGGGCTTGTGCGTCACGAAATGTTAGTTTGACGTTTATGACACGGACGGGACGATTCCTAGCACGTGTCATTGGTGAGGATCGAGGAAATGTAGTCCTTCGTAAAGAACAGTACCGCATATCTGACAATGAGGAGCGCAGTGCGCGGGTTGCTCGTAATATGATTACAGGAAAGTTGTATAACAACAAATGGATTTTGGAACGTGCAACACGAGATTATGCATTACGTGTAGACGTAGAACGGTTGAAAAAGGTAGCCAATTCACTTGGTGAGACGATGAAACTCTTACGTGAAGTGGAACAATTGGATATATTGCGTGGTTTGGAAGGCTCTGCTGCTGTGCAATATAATTCGGTGTTTGATGATCTGATTCTACAACAGAAGGAGTCATTTTACTTTTACGGACGGAGTCGGCGACCGCCCTTGGATAAAGTAAACGCGTTATTGTCCTTTGCTTACACTTTACTGGCTAATGATATGAAGTCTGCACTCGAATCAGTTGGACTTGATGCATATGTTGGTTTTTTGCATCGCGACCGTCCTGGCAGAGCTTCTCTCGCACTTGATATGATGGAAGAACTCCGAGGAGTGTATGCCGATCGTTTTGTGCTTTCGCTCATCAACAAGAAGGTAGTTAACGATAAAGGATTTTATATCAAAGAAAATCTTGCCGTAATTATGGATGATGATACACGAAAGAAAGTATTAAAAGCGTGGCAAGATCGTAAACAGGATAAGATTATGCACCCGTATTTAAATGAGAAAATACCTTGGGGTCTTGTACCATACACTCAAGCGTTACTACTGGCAAGATATATACGTGGGGACCTGGATGAGTATCCCCCGTTTCTGTGGAAGTAG
- the cas2 gene encoding CRISPR-associated endonuclease Cas2 → MLILITYDVSTIDSEGRRRLSKVAKKCVDHGQRVQNSVFECILDATQFRRLRFELEELIDKDTDSLRFYNLGDNYKSKVQHVGAKDSYDMGDPLIL, encoded by the coding sequence TTGCTTATTTTGATTACGTATGATGTAAGCACAATAGATAGTGAAGGCCGAAGAAGGCTATCCAAAGTGGCGAAAAAGTGTGTGGATCACGGTCAGCGAGTGCAGAACTCAGTGTTTGAATGTATACTGGACGCTACTCAATTTAGACGATTGAGATTTGAACTGGAAGAATTGATTGATAAGGATACAGATAGTCTTCGATTCTATAACTTAGGCGATAATTACAAAAGTAAAGTCCAACATGTGGGTGCTAAAGATTCTTATGATATGGGCGATCCGTTAATACTTTAG
- the cas3 gene encoding CRISPR-associated helicase Cas3' encodes MTYIAHIRQKDGEIQTVQDHLVEVQQGAEQAGEKIGVRYLAGIAGLLHDMGKNTDAFRNYIQEAVAHPDAPPRKGSVDHSTAGGKLLHHRYHVSGATAQDKYTAEWIANCIISHHQGLRDYISPDKTSPYLERVVSKELEQYEQAKEEFFKHNPPERLDKLFELATTELQQYIQIINKHKLPRIAGSLLIKYIFSCLIDADRTNTRQFEENEPFTEELDYKSFFETSYELLSQHLTGLEQGSKANTPINRLRREMSSQCEEFALRPSGVYTLSIPTGGGKTLASMRYALKHAIEHNKQRIIYIVPYTTIIEQNAAEIRSILKNDDMILEHHSNVVDDMDDERKEGDEGETYDARKQNLKLARDHWDRPIIFTTMVQFLNTFYAKGTRNVRRLHQLSNAVIVFDEVQSVPVRCISLFNAALNFLHVIGRSSLLLCTATQPALDFVKHKLHFSEQPEIIQNLDDVGRSFKRVELHDLTQDTASGWDAEELSSFVQDQMREVNSVLVILNTKMAVRKLFEQLNEVEWLQDSGVQVVHLSTNMCAAHRKEVLSGENGVVQRLAKGERIICVSTQLIEAGVNISFECVIRSLAGLDSIAQAAGRCNRHGKDEIRNVYIIRSSDEVLTHLPEIKIGAEKTERVLHDFKEDPESLGNDLLSSEAIARYFKYYFHDIQDKMHYPIPKLEQNLFDLMDRNRYYVDAYQKKHATKPEVVNHYAIATAEKYFEAISTNATAVLVPYGEEGRELIIDLNGELEPSELGDLLRKAQQYTVNIYDHELRTLEKSGDLYPLLHGHVLALREPAYSEDFGVESKGEGAWETMMI; translated from the coding sequence ATGACCTATATTGCTCATATCCGACAAAAGGATGGCGAAATACAGACCGTTCAAGATCATTTGGTGGAGGTTCAACAAGGAGCGGAGCAGGCTGGAGAGAAGATTGGTGTCAGATATTTGGCGGGGATTGCTGGCCTTTTACATGATATGGGGAAGAATACGGATGCTTTTCGAAATTACATTCAGGAAGCAGTAGCTCATCCCGATGCTCCTCCCCGTAAAGGTTCCGTAGATCACTCGACTGCTGGTGGCAAGCTGCTGCATCATCGTTACCATGTCAGTGGTGCAACGGCTCAGGACAAGTATACTGCAGAGTGGATTGCCAACTGTATTATCTCACATCATCAGGGTCTGAGAGATTACATCTCGCCTGATAAAACTTCACCATACCTGGAGCGTGTTGTTTCCAAGGAATTAGAACAATACGAGCAAGCGAAAGAAGAGTTTTTTAAGCATAATCCTCCTGAACGTTTGGACAAGTTATTCGAATTAGCCACCACAGAGCTTCAACAATACATACAAATTATCAATAAGCATAAACTTCCACGTATTGCCGGGTCACTACTCATTAAATATATCTTTAGTTGCCTGATCGATGCAGATCGAACGAATACAAGACAATTTGAAGAAAATGAACCCTTCACAGAAGAATTAGATTACAAGTCTTTCTTTGAAACAAGCTATGAGCTACTGTCTCAACACCTAACCGGCCTTGAGCAAGGAAGTAAAGCAAACACACCCATTAATCGATTACGGCGGGAAATGTCCAGCCAATGCGAAGAATTCGCACTTCGTCCTTCCGGCGTATACACCCTTTCTATACCAACGGGAGGGGGGAAAACACTTGCCAGTATGCGTTACGCCCTAAAACATGCCATTGAACATAACAAGCAACGGATTATATATATCGTTCCGTACACCACCATCATTGAACAAAATGCGGCTGAGATCCGCAGTATTTTGAAGAACGATGACATGATTCTGGAGCATCACTCTAACGTTGTGGATGACATGGATGATGAACGGAAAGAGGGAGACGAAGGGGAAACTTATGATGCGCGCAAACAGAATCTTAAACTTGCCCGTGATCACTGGGATCGCCCAATTATTTTTACGACGATGGTCCAGTTTCTAAATACTTTCTATGCGAAAGGAACCCGAAACGTACGAAGATTACATCAGCTTTCCAATGCAGTCATCGTATTTGATGAAGTGCAGTCTGTTCCTGTTCGATGTATCTCGCTCTTCAACGCTGCACTGAATTTCCTACATGTGATTGGACGCTCCAGTTTACTGCTCTGTACAGCTACGCAACCCGCACTTGATTTCGTGAAGCACAAACTTCATTTCTCGGAGCAGCCTGAAATTATACAGAATTTAGACGACGTTGGACGAAGTTTCAAACGAGTTGAGTTACATGATCTAACACAGGATACAGCCTCAGGCTGGGATGCAGAAGAATTATCTTCTTTTGTACAGGATCAAATGAGAGAAGTAAACAGCGTCCTGGTTATTTTGAACACGAAAATGGCGGTTCGTAAACTGTTTGAACAGTTGAATGAAGTGGAGTGGCTGCAAGACAGCGGCGTTCAGGTTGTTCATCTAAGTACCAATATGTGTGCTGCACATCGCAAAGAGGTCCTTTCTGGAGAGAATGGCGTAGTTCAACGATTGGCAAAGGGAGAACGAATCATTTGCGTGAGCACACAGCTTATTGAGGCAGGCGTGAATATCAGCTTCGAATGTGTGATTCGATCTTTGGCTGGTTTGGATTCGATTGCCCAGGCGGCTGGTCGATGTAATCGGCACGGCAAAGATGAGATTCGCAATGTGTATATTATCCGATCCTCGGATGAAGTGTTGACTCACCTACCTGAGATTAAAATTGGTGCTGAGAAAACGGAGCGAGTGCTTCATGATTTCAAGGAAGATCCGGAGTCACTAGGGAATGATTTATTATCTTCAGAAGCAATCGCTCGTTATTTTAAATATTACTTTCACGATATTCAAGATAAAATGCATTACCCCATTCCTAAGCTCGAACAGAACTTGTTTGATCTGATGGACCGGAACCGCTATTACGTGGATGCATACCAAAAGAAACATGCTACAAAACCTGAGGTTGTTAATCATTATGCTATCGCTACAGCAGAGAAATATTTTGAAGCAATATCGACGAATGCCACTGCTGTACTTGTTCCTTACGGAGAAGAAGGCAGGGAACTGATTATTGACCTGAATGGTGAGTTGGAGCCGAGTGAATTGGGGGATCTGTTGCGAAAAGCCCAACAGTATACGGTGAACATCTATGATCACGAACTCAGGACATTAGAAAAAAGTGGGGACTTGTATCCATTGTTACATGGTCACGTCCTTGCTCTACGGGAACCAGCATACTCTGAAGACTTTGGTGTGGAATCCAAAGGGGAGGGCGCTTGGGAAACGATGATGATATGA
- the cas4 gene encoding CRISPR-associated protein Cas4 codes for MKDYNEEDYLLLSGIQHFNFCRRQWALIHIEQQWEDNVRTIEGDHLHRKADQPALREKRGDKLVVRALPVQSRELGITGICDVVEFIRDPDGVPLAGEEGLYLPFPVEYKRGKPKRNDSDHSQLVAQVMCLEEMLVCDIHKAYFYYDEIKHRVEVVITEADRVRVRASINEMRHYFERNHTPKAKAGPHCLSCSLNNICVPDILNKRSVSSYIESRLNE; via the coding sequence ATGAAGGACTATAACGAAGAGGATTATCTGCTGCTATCAGGTATTCAGCATTTTAATTTTTGTAGAAGGCAGTGGGCATTAATTCATATTGAACAACAGTGGGAAGACAATGTGCGTACCATAGAGGGAGACCATTTGCATCGAAAGGCAGATCAACCAGCGCTTCGGGAGAAGCGAGGAGATAAACTGGTAGTTCGTGCACTACCTGTACAATCGAGAGAACTCGGAATCACAGGTATCTGTGATGTAGTTGAGTTCATTCGTGATCCAGATGGTGTTCCACTTGCTGGGGAGGAAGGGTTATACCTTCCTTTTCCTGTTGAATACAAACGGGGGAAACCCAAACGAAATGATTCCGATCACTCCCAATTGGTAGCACAAGTCATGTGTCTTGAAGAGATGCTTGTATGTGATATCCACAAGGCCTATTTTTATTATGATGAGATCAAGCACCGGGTGGAAGTGGTCATTACTGAAGCAGATCGGGTGCGTGTTAGGGCCAGTATTAATGAGATGAGACACTACTTTGAACGCAACCATACGCCCAAAGCCAAGGCCGGACCACATTGCCTGAGTTGTTCCTTGAACAATATATGTGTACCGGATATCTTGAATAAGCGTTCTGTTTCAAGTTACATCGAAAGCAGGTTGAATGAATGA
- a CDS encoding HAMP domain-containing methyl-accepting chemotaxis protein: MPFFVKNLVISFGSITLIGIILITVAYQLQKNILVEQLHDQATVITQKWYDDLDTAKVAKAASEKSYTGPVQQEMKAYLDSIHEFYPNIAQAYIFGSELEQGNGTSIIAIPTNLLQPFEEGNLPAGAMYPLPENNVVVLEQMKEDGEPAFSDFYTDEYGTWTTLIYPINNADGSMYAALYFDVDASAVPKGLNELLTYGLMFLVGFLILFMVLQFILLKRTLLPIRNLMKGIEEVSTGNLNVTIQTGRDDLGIINEKFNAMIERFNTTIFKVQTTSNHLSNSSKQLLEISAKNNDNIQSISHNIREISTGLVSQDKATVENARAMTEMSTVVQTIASSSADVADEALSMEQRSSTGNVVMQQVIEQMRLISGAVQNTSNSIQSLENNSNQISNIVNLITEIAGQTNLLALNASIEAARAGEEGRGFAVVAGEVRNLAEQSQESAKQIRQLIEEIQRDIMQSSEAMHLGSQEVTKGLEVTQETGVFFENILNATNKVANQIQDISSSTEEISASTQEMSATADELSANVSKAANSTKRIEQSVAEQEASMASIVSASDELAEVSEQLQELISFFKVKEI; the protein is encoded by the coding sequence ATGCCTTTCTTTGTTAAAAATCTGGTGATCTCATTCGGTAGCATCACCTTAATTGGTATTATCCTGATTACCGTGGCTTACCAGCTGCAAAAGAACATTCTAGTCGAACAGTTACACGACCAAGCCACCGTCATCACCCAGAAATGGTACGATGATCTGGACACGGCCAAAGTCGCTAAAGCCGCCAGTGAAAAAAGCTACACCGGTCCTGTACAGCAGGAAATGAAAGCTTATCTCGATTCCATCCATGAGTTCTATCCAAATATCGCTCAGGCGTACATTTTCGGTTCAGAACTTGAACAAGGAAATGGAACGTCCATCATCGCAATTCCAACGAACCTATTGCAACCATTCGAGGAAGGTAACCTGCCCGCAGGTGCCATGTACCCGCTGCCCGAGAATAACGTTGTGGTGCTGGAACAGATGAAAGAGGACGGAGAGCCTGCCTTCAGTGATTTCTACACCGATGAGTATGGAACTTGGACCACCCTGATCTACCCGATTAATAACGCAGATGGTTCCATGTACGCTGCTCTTTACTTCGATGTCGATGCAAGTGCCGTTCCAAAAGGACTTAATGAATTGCTTACGTACGGATTGATGTTCCTTGTCGGCTTCCTGATCCTGTTCATGGTGTTGCAATTCATTTTGCTCAAAAGAACGTTGCTGCCAATTCGCAACCTGATGAAGGGAATCGAGGAAGTCAGCACGGGTAATCTGAATGTAACTATTCAAACAGGCCGGGACGATCTGGGTATTATCAACGAGAAGTTCAATGCAATGATCGAACGATTCAACACGACGATATTCAAGGTGCAAACCACGTCCAATCACCTCTCGAATTCGTCTAAACAGCTTTTGGAGATTTCAGCGAAAAACAACGATAATATTCAATCCATCAGTCACAACATTCGTGAAATATCCACTGGCTTGGTGTCTCAGGATAAAGCCACCGTGGAGAACGCACGCGCTATGACAGAGATGTCAACGGTAGTGCAGACAATTGCGAGCAGTTCAGCCGATGTGGCTGACGAAGCACTCAGTATGGAGCAACGCTCCAGCACGGGTAATGTGGTAATGCAGCAAGTTATTGAACAGATGCGCCTGATCTCCGGTGCGGTGCAAAATACGTCAAACTCGATTCAGTCTTTGGAAAATAACTCGAACCAGATTAGTAACATTGTCAACCTGATCACGGAGATTGCAGGACAAACCAACTTGCTGGCGCTTAATGCTTCCATTGAGGCTGCCCGCGCAGGTGAAGAAGGAAGAGGTTTTGCTGTTGTTGCAGGTGAGGTACGTAACCTGGCAGAGCAATCCCAGGAATCAGCGAAGCAAATCCGACAGTTGATTGAGGAAATTCAGCGGGACATCATGCAGTCTTCCGAAGCCATGCATTTGGGCTCTCAGGAAGTAACGAAAGGCTTGGAGGTTACCCAGGAGACTGGCGTATTCTTCGAAAACATTTTGAATGCTACGAATAAGGTTGCGAACCAGATTCAGGATATCTCCAGCTCTACTGAAGAGATTTCTGCAAGCACTCAAGAAATGTCTGCTACCGCGGATGAATTATCCGCAAATGTCAGCAAGGCGGCGAACAGCACGAAACGCATCGAACAATCCGTTGCTGAACAGGAAGCCTCCATGGCTTCAATCGTCAGCGCCTCTGACGAACTGGCGGAAGTATCTGAGCAGTTGCAAGAGTTAATCTCGTTCTTCAAGGTAAAGGAAATTTAA